In Candidatus Defluviilinea proxima, a single genomic region encodes these proteins:
- a CDS encoding peptidoglycan DD-metalloendopeptidase family protein produces the protein MKLEIRFNSKMFKRVASILILILGITSIVTQPVLAQTSGPVYIVQAGDTLSYIASRFNVSLTDLLTANPAVDPNFLEQGQQLVIPGLEGVTGILETEVISFGDSFRSLSRRTQVSDEQLIKLNRLVSPTELYVGISMIVPVQDGQTEYTSRASTGTGESLLELAIKQGTDPWTLTSINELGGTWASIPSDVLYSPTGNSEGASGLPSAFVSASIEPLPMVQGGTETIYAQVKDGYTVTGMLVDYPLHFFPYNNELVALQGIHGLLEPGVYPLRLEASLPDGTRQSYEQMVLVTSGNYRHEDLYVPTETIDPAVTEPENNQLISITSVTTGTKFWNGIFTSPSVYPDQYTSQYGLRRTYHGNGSDLTIDGFHTGLDFAGGEGLQIFAPAPGRVIFAGPLTVRGNATIIDHGWGIYSGIWHQSQIFVKAGDMVEQGQQIGLVGATGRVTGAHLHWEVWVNGAQVNPLNWLDQAYP, from the coding sequence ATGAAGTTGGAGATACGGTTCAATTCAAAGATGTTTAAGCGCGTCGCTTCTATTCTCATATTAATTCTTGGCATTACATCCATTGTCACACAACCCGTTTTGGCGCAAACCAGCGGGCCTGTGTATATTGTGCAAGCTGGCGACACCTTGTCGTACATCGCTTCACGGTTCAACGTCTCACTCACCGACTTGTTGACGGCCAACCCAGCCGTTGACCCAAACTTTCTCGAACAGGGACAACAGCTCGTCATCCCTGGGCTGGAAGGCGTGACCGGCATACTGGAAACAGAAGTGATCTCATTTGGCGATTCATTTCGCAGTCTCAGCCGCCGCACACAAGTCTCTGACGAACAGTTGATCAAGCTCAATCGCCTCGTCAGCCCTACTGAGTTATATGTGGGCATCAGCATGATCGTCCCTGTGCAGGATGGGCAAACTGAATACACGTCACGTGCAAGCACGGGAACTGGTGAATCTTTATTAGAACTTGCCATTAAACAAGGTACTGACCCTTGGACTCTTACATCTATCAATGAACTCGGCGGAACATGGGCATCGATACCAAGTGATGTACTATATTCCCCCACTGGCAATAGTGAAGGCGCATCCGGTTTGCCATCTGCATTTGTCAGCGCCAGCATTGAGCCATTACCCATGGTACAGGGCGGCACCGAAACTATATATGCACAGGTAAAGGATGGGTACACAGTTACCGGAATGCTAGTGGATTATCCGCTTCATTTCTTTCCATATAATAACGAACTGGTAGCTTTGCAGGGGATTCACGGATTACTAGAGCCCGGGGTATATCCGCTCCGCTTAGAAGCATCGCTTCCAGATGGAACCCGTCAGTCTTATGAACAAATGGTATTGGTTACATCAGGTAACTACCGCCATGAAGATCTTTACGTCCCCACCGAAACTATAGACCCGGCTGTAACAGAACCAGAAAATAATCAGTTGATTTCCATTACAAGTGTCACCACCGGAACAAAATTCTGGAATGGTATATTTACATCACCCTCTGTATACCCAGACCAATACACATCACAATATGGTTTGAGGCGAACCTATCATGGCAATGGTTCGGATCTTACGATTGATGGTTTTCATACAGGCTTAGACTTCGCCGGCGGTGAAGGATTGCAGATTTTCGCACCAGCACCGGGGCGGGTCATTTTCGCGGGCCCTCTCACAGTACGCGGCAACGCAACGATCATCGATCACGGCTGGGGGATTTACAGTGGCATTTGGCATCAGTCGCAAATTTTTGTCAAAGCAGGCGATATGGTCGAACAGGGGCAACAAATCGGGTTGGTGGGCGCCACGGGGCGCGTCACCGGCGCGCATTTGCATTGGGAAGTGTGGGTAAACGGCGCCCAGGTGAACCCACTCAATTGGCTGGATCAAGCTTACCCGTAA
- a CDS encoding cyclic nucleotide-binding domain-containing protein has product MSTASIVNFLKQCDIFYQFTPTQLELVANICHEATFQKDDLIFKENSGSKELYVIVQGEIDIVVDPSLVGTVEDGTENRVIATMRRGQSFGEVALVDEGLRSASACASQKDTRLLIIPRDKLVMLCDTYPQLGYRLMYNLAADLAMKIRNTDLRIREQLLYSQQDQK; this is encoded by the coding sequence GTGTCAACCGCATCTATTGTCAATTTTTTAAAGCAATGTGACATTTTTTATCAATTCACGCCTACACAGCTTGAGTTAGTTGCGAATATTTGCCACGAGGCAACCTTCCAAAAAGATGATTTAATTTTCAAGGAAAATAGCGGAAGTAAGGAACTTTACGTCATTGTTCAGGGTGAAATAGATATTGTCGTGGATCCGTCACTGGTTGGTACCGTGGAAGATGGAACCGAGAACAGGGTAATTGCTACCATGCGGCGCGGACAGTCATTCGGGGAAGTTGCGCTTGTGGACGAGGGGTTACGCTCGGCTTCAGCCTGTGCCTCGCAAAAAGACACACGCCTTTTGATCATTCCACGCGATAAATTGGTCATGTTATGTGACACGTATCCCCAACTGGGATACCGATTGATGTACAACCTGGCCGCAGACCTTGCAATGAAAATACGTAATACCGACCTACGAATTCGCGAACAGCTTTTGTATTCACAGCAAGATCAAAAATAA
- a CDS encoding branched-chain amino acid ABC transporter substrate-binding protein: protein MSKRLNVVIALLIVASVVLAACGGGSSNAGGALKIVSSLPMTGSSLTQTQTIVNAMQLRLEQAGGKVCGGKYTVTYEPWDDASAALGKWDPAVETENANKAAADKSIVAYLGTFNSGAAKLSIPILNAAGPLVMISPANTNPGLTKADKDLPGVTDSYYPTGTRSYTRVVAADDIQGKVAANFVKSLGATTVYILDDQELYGKGVADVFEATAKEIGLTVLGHEGIDPKAADYKALMTKISTSNSGAAPDAIYVGMVVDNNASQLLKDKVAIMGDNSTVKYVGPDGIQTQAFIDGAGADVAEGAYASVAGVPLSELPASGQQFVKDYTAKFGELTEPYAVYGYETMNIALKAIEDVCAAGGDPSDRAAVNKAVFAIKNFDGALGTWSFDANGDTSLTDMTFYQVKGGKYESVGTFK from the coding sequence ATGTCTAAACGTTTGAATGTAGTTATCGCATTGCTGATCGTTGCGAGCGTAGTGCTTGCGGCATGCGGTGGTGGAAGCAGTAATGCTGGTGGAGCGCTGAAAATCGTCTCCAGCCTTCCGATGACTGGTTCTTCATTGACCCAGACCCAGACCATTGTGAACGCCATGCAGTTGCGCCTCGAACAGGCCGGCGGCAAGGTTTGCGGTGGAAAATACACAGTCACCTACGAACCCTGGGATGATGCTTCGGCCGCCCTCGGCAAATGGGATCCCGCCGTCGAAACTGAAAACGCCAACAAAGCCGCCGCGGACAAATCCATCGTAGCCTACCTCGGCACATTTAACTCTGGCGCCGCTAAGTTGTCCATCCCGATCTTGAATGCCGCTGGTCCGTTGGTCATGATCTCCCCCGCCAACACCAACCCTGGCTTGACCAAGGCTGACAAGGATCTGCCCGGCGTTACCGATTCCTACTACCCGACCGGCACTCGTTCCTACACCCGTGTCGTTGCCGCTGATGATATTCAGGGCAAGGTCGCTGCGAATTTCGTGAAGTCCCTCGGCGCTACCACCGTGTATATCCTGGATGACCAGGAACTGTACGGTAAGGGTGTTGCTGATGTGTTCGAAGCCACCGCCAAGGAAATTGGTCTCACCGTTCTCGGCCACGAAGGCATTGACCCGAAGGCCGCTGACTACAAAGCTTTGATGACCAAGATCTCCACCAGCAACAGCGGCGCCGCTCCGGATGCCATTTACGTTGGTATGGTCGTCGATAACAACGCTTCCCAATTGCTGAAGGACAAGGTCGCGATCATGGGCGACAACAGCACCGTGAAGTATGTTGGTCCCGATGGTATCCAGACTCAGGCCTTCATCGATGGCGCTGGTGCTGATGTTGCCGAAGGCGCATATGCTTCCGTCGCTGGTGTTCCGCTCTCTGAACTGCCTGCTTCTGGTCAGCAATTCGTCAAAGACTACACTGCCAAGTTCGGCGAATTGACCGAGCCCTACGCTGTGTATGGCTATGAGACAATGAATATTGCCCTCAAGGCAATTGAAGATGTCTGCGCCGCTGGTGGTGATCCCTCCGACCGCGCGGCCGTCAACAAGGCCGTTTTCGCCATCAAGAACTTTGACGGCGCTCTCGGTACCTGGTCATTCGATGCCAACGGCGATACAAGCCTCACCGACATGACCTTCTACCAGGTCAAAGGTGGCAAGTACGAGTCTGTCGGCACTTTCAAATAA
- a CDS encoding branched-chain amino acid ABC transporter permease — METTKKKFSLKRIGTVGLVIYIVFLIGPIAGLDFPAIFAAIKANPLQLVQFLIIGISNGAIIAIIALGYTMVYGIVELINFAHGDVYMIGVFTSLTVLSLTGTLDSKDPGTIILGLILALIIAVAVCAALNATIERLAYKPLRNAPRLAPLISAIGMSFIIENIGLMWAAQAWLVPSFGTTGGASQKVFPDLLGTLFASLGLDVNLLASSGLALRFTIKDLLVIILASSLMIGLRLFVQHTRLGKAMRATAQNRDAAKMLGIDIDWVITATFLIGGGLAGAAGLMAGLYNNTAWWFMGFRAGLQSFTAAVLGGIGNITGAMLGGFLIGLLASFSDGYLNARWTNAWVFAILVLILLFRPTGLLGEQTGQKV; from the coding sequence ATGGAAACTACTAAAAAGAAATTTAGCCTTAAGCGTATTGGCACTGTGGGACTTGTCATTTACATCGTGTTTCTTATTGGCCCAATCGCAGGTCTTGACTTCCCTGCAATTTTTGCCGCGATCAAAGCAAACCCACTACAACTTGTACAATTCTTAATCATCGGGATTTCCAATGGGGCCATCATCGCCATCATCGCATTGGGCTACACCATGGTATACGGTATTGTCGAGTTAATTAACTTCGCCCATGGTGACGTATATATGATCGGCGTTTTCACATCGTTGACAGTGTTATCTCTGACCGGAACATTGGACAGTAAAGACCCCGGTACGATCATCCTTGGACTTATTCTGGCTCTCATCATTGCAGTCGCCGTTTGTGCAGCTCTCAATGCCACAATTGAACGTCTCGCGTATAAACCGTTACGGAACGCCCCGCGTCTTGCTCCATTGATCTCAGCGATCGGTATGTCCTTCATTATTGAGAACATCGGCCTCATGTGGGCGGCTCAAGCCTGGCTTGTACCTTCCTTTGGCACAACAGGTGGCGCTTCGCAAAAAGTTTTCCCTGACTTGCTTGGCACACTGTTCGCCAGCCTTGGCTTGGACGTCAACCTGTTAGCATCATCTGGTCTTGCTTTACGATTTACCATCAAGGATTTATTGGTTATTATTTTAGCGTCGTCACTCATGATTGGTCTGCGTCTATTCGTTCAGCATACACGACTGGGAAAAGCCATGCGCGCTACAGCGCAAAACCGCGATGCGGCCAAGATGCTTGGTATTGATATTGACTGGGTAATCACGGCCACATTCTTGATCGGTGGAGGCTTGGCAGGGGCAGCCGGGTTAATGGCTGGTCTTTACAACAACACCGCCTGGTGGTTCATGGGCTTCCGCGCCGGCTTGCAGTCCTTTACTGCAGCCGTTTTGGGAGGCATCGGCAATATCACAGGTGCCATGCTCGGTGGGTTCCTGATCGGTTTGCTGGCATCCTTTAGTGATGGATATCTCAACGCCCGGTGGACAAATGCCTGGGTGTTTGCAATTCTCGTTTTGATCCTGCTCTTCCGCCCCACAGGCTTGTTGGGCGAACAGACAGGTCAGAAGGTTTAG
- a CDS encoding branched-chain amino acid ABC transporter permease produces the protein MENIKSGITFGIIGGLLTFLFGGWSVAVLGLFMGTGLGLLLNSRFERTTVQDIAKKALPTALTAGGVLVLFSLIQNYVIQHAIGKMPEDIDFVLVTNILGFILTVLLTTATASFRGLSEEKEQRAKLILLALIVISFPFIDQFTALRWTAQIIFALIFVILGLGLNIVVGYAGLLDLGYAAFFAIGAYTTGILSSPVHGIEMNFWLVIWIAAAMAAVWGLMLGAPTLPLRGDYLAIVTLGFGEIVPVLFKNLIDVTIKEPFTCWILPLFRIQTACITLVDHEDLTFGEKGISPIGRPSLPFIGEFESSNPITWYFLIIAIILLSVFLINRLRESRLGRAWMAIREDELAAAQMGINPVATKLMAFAMGATFSGFAGAFYAAYIRGIFPSVFDFSTSIIILCVVILGGLGNINGVIVGGLALMTADRLFLPALKDFLSALLTNSILPTISNPSVQLAVKDNANPILYRFLLFGLTLVIMMRVRPEGLLPNAQVRQEMHAVEETPLEEATKSKSAKKR, from the coding sequence ATGGAAAACATAAAATCTGGAATCACTTTCGGCATTATTGGTGGATTGTTGACCTTCCTTTTCGGAGGCTGGTCAGTGGCAGTGTTGGGCTTGTTCATGGGTACAGGCTTGGGCCTTCTCCTGAATAGCAGATTTGAGCGGACTACCGTTCAAGACATTGCCAAAAAGGCTCTGCCTACGGCCCTTACTGCAGGTGGAGTTCTGGTCCTTTTCAGCCTGATTCAAAACTATGTCATTCAGCACGCCATTGGAAAAATGCCCGAAGACATCGATTTTGTTTTGGTCACTAATATTCTTGGGTTCATACTAACCGTATTGCTAACCACAGCGACCGCATCATTCCGCGGTCTTTCAGAAGAGAAGGAACAAAGAGCCAAACTCATTTTGCTTGCTCTGATTGTTATCTCCTTCCCATTTATAGATCAATTCACAGCCTTGCGCTGGACTGCTCAAATTATTTTCGCCTTGATCTTCGTAATACTTGGTCTGGGCTTGAATATTGTAGTCGGCTATGCAGGGCTTCTTGACCTTGGATATGCAGCGTTCTTCGCCATTGGTGCTTACACCACAGGTATCCTGTCATCGCCAGTGCATGGCATCGAGATGAATTTCTGGCTGGTGATCTGGATCGCCGCAGCCATGGCGGCAGTTTGGGGGCTGATGCTTGGTGCGCCTACGCTACCATTACGAGGCGATTACCTTGCCATTGTTACATTAGGCTTCGGCGAAATTGTACCGGTGCTTTTCAAAAACTTGATCGATGTGACAATTAAAGAACCGTTTACATGCTGGATACTGCCTCTGTTCCGCATCCAAACTGCATGCATTACGCTGGTCGATCACGAAGACCTCACCTTTGGAGAAAAAGGGATTAGCCCCATCGGGCGTCCATCCTTGCCGTTCATTGGCGAGTTTGAATCAAGCAACCCGATTACCTGGTACTTCCTCATCATTGCGATCATCTTGCTTTCCGTCTTCCTGATCAATCGCCTGCGTGAAAGCCGACTTGGGCGCGCTTGGATGGCGATCCGTGAAGACGAGCTCGCCGCCGCACAAATGGGAATCAACCCTGTTGCGACCAAGCTCATGGCCTTTGCCATGGGAGCTACCTTCTCTGGTTTTGCAGGCGCGTTTTATGCCGCTTATATTCGCGGTATCTTCCCCAGTGTGTTCGACTTCAGCACATCCATCATCATCTTGTGCGTTGTGATCTTGGGCGGCCTCGGAAACATCAATGGTGTGATCGTAGGTGGCCTCGCACTCATGACTGCAGATCGTCTCTTCCTACCAGCGTTGAAGGATTTCCTTTCGGCACTTCTCACAAATTCGATCCTGCCCACCATCTCCAATCCCAGCGTGCAGTTAGCAGTAAAAGATAACGCAAACCCGATCTTGTACAGATTTTTGTTATTTGGGTTGACGTTGGTTATCATGATGAGAGTTCGCCCAGAAGGTTTGCTTCCCAACGCGCAGGTCCGCCAGGAAATGCATGCAGTGGAAGAAACGCCTCTCGAAGAAGCGACCAAATCAAAGTCCGCAAAGAAGCGCTAA
- a CDS encoding ABC transporter ATP-binding protein: MNLFEAKKVTKMFGGLTAVNNVDFTLEKGMIAGLIGPNGAGKTTFFNGITGIYQISSGSMFFDGHDITSLKPFQITALGIARTFQNIRLSANMSAIENVLVGQHVRLKSNLIGQVLRDAKTRKEEADARAKALDMLEFVGLKRTDAEVTAKNLPYGLQRRLEIARALATEPKLLLLDEPTAGMNPNETLDLTNFIQRLRKELGLSILLIEHHMRVVMGLSDRVSVLDYGEKIAEGDPADVQKNQRVIEAYLGKGTVTK; the protein is encoded by the coding sequence ATGAATCTCTTTGAAGCTAAAAAAGTCACAAAAATGTTCGGTGGTCTGACTGCCGTCAACAATGTCGATTTCACCCTTGAAAAAGGAATGATCGCTGGTTTGATCGGCCCTAACGGTGCCGGGAAGACAACGTTCTTCAACGGCATTACCGGCATCTACCAGATCTCTAGCGGTTCAATGTTTTTTGATGGTCACGATATTACATCGCTCAAGCCATTTCAGATCACGGCACTAGGCATTGCACGCACATTCCAAAATATTCGCTTGTCTGCCAATATGAGCGCCATCGAAAATGTATTAGTGGGCCAACATGTGCGTTTGAAGTCGAACTTGATCGGGCAGGTTCTGCGCGACGCGAAAACCCGTAAAGAAGAAGCCGATGCCCGTGCAAAAGCGCTGGACATGCTTGAATTTGTGGGTCTCAAACGTACTGACGCAGAAGTGACTGCCAAGAATTTGCCGTATGGCCTCCAGCGCCGCCTCGAGATCGCCCGAGCGCTTGCTACTGAACCCAAACTGTTACTTCTCGATGAGCCCACCGCAGGCATGAATCCCAACGAGACTCTTGACCTGACGAATTTCATACAACGCCTGCGCAAGGAACTGGGACTCAGCATTCTGTTGATCGAACACCACATGCGCGTGGTCATGGGACTTTCTGATCGTGTTTCCGTGTTGGATTACGGAGAGAAGATCGCAGAAGGCGACCCAGCCGATGTGCAAAAAAATCAACGTGTGATCGAAGCCTATCTCGGCAAAGGCACAGTGACCAAGTAA
- a CDS encoding ABC transporter ATP-binding protein, producing the protein MLELKDVHTYYGNIHALKGISLTVNQGEIVTLIGSNGAGKSTTLRTIQGINKPRSGSIILEGEALEKLPPHEIAFRGVAQSPEGRMIFPRMTVLENLEMGAYARKSKEGFNDDIDRVFNLFPRLKERVNQKGGTLSGGEQQMLAMGRALMARPRILLLDEPSMGLSPILVELIFEIIVTINKEGTTILLVEQNALMALTIANRGYVIQTGEIILADDAKKLKANETVRKSYLGIE; encoded by the coding sequence ATGCTTGAACTTAAAGATGTCCACACCTACTACGGCAATATCCATGCCTTGAAAGGGATTTCGCTCACCGTGAATCAGGGCGAGATCGTCACGTTGATCGGCTCCAATGGCGCAGGCAAAAGCACCACACTCCGCACCATTCAGGGAATCAATAAGCCACGCTCTGGTTCGATCATTCTTGAGGGCGAAGCGCTTGAAAAATTGCCCCCGCACGAGATTGCTTTCCGCGGTGTGGCACAAAGCCCCGAAGGACGTATGATCTTCCCGCGCATGACCGTGCTGGAAAATCTTGAAATGGGTGCGTATGCGCGCAAAAGCAAGGAAGGTTTCAACGACGATATTGATCGCGTGTTCAACCTGTTTCCCCGTCTAAAAGAACGTGTGAATCAAAAAGGCGGCACGCTCTCCGGTGGTGAACAACAAATGCTCGCCATGGGTCGCGCTCTTATGGCACGTCCACGTATTCTTCTGTTGGACGAACCTTCCATGGGTCTCTCCCCCATCCTCGTGGAATTGATCTTCGAGATCATTGTAACCATCAACAAAGAAGGCACCACCATCCTGCTGGTGGAACAAAACGCTCTCATGGCTCTCACCATTGCCAATCGCGGATACGTGATCCAAACCGGTGAGATCATCCTTGCAGATGATGCCAAAAAACTTAAAGCAAACGAGACGGTTCGAAAGTCGTATTTGGGTATCGAATAA
- a CDS encoding competence/damage-inducible protein A — protein sequence MPSAEIITIGTEILLGEIVDTNTRYIARILRGMGVDLYRTITIGDNVERIADAIREAMSRAEIVITTGGLGPTVDDPTREAVAKAVGVETEFREDLWEQVVATISRYGRKPSENQKRQAYVPQGSIGILNPVGTAPCFIVETKRNAVLSLPGVPNEMEQILHESMIPYLQKRFDLNEIIKIRVLHCSGLGEGMIDEKIGDLETLSNPTVGLAAHTGVVDIRIAAKAKNEAEADALIAVVEAQARERLGDNIFGADEDQLEDVTLNEVAKRGWTLTAIESGLDGLLARKIPNTASHSDLSPASLMDALRAARAASNATIALGLSVYAEERAAEMAMITPSGEKTHRITYGGPPRSLPRWSVNLALNWLRTYAMENNKDAA from the coding sequence ATGCCATCAGCAGAAATCATTACCATCGGAACAGAAATACTTCTCGGCGAGATCGTAGATACCAACACACGCTACATCGCACGCATTTTGCGCGGTATGGGCGTGGACCTATATCGCACCATCACCATTGGCGATAACGTCGAACGCATTGCCGATGCTATCCGCGAAGCCATGAGTCGTGCCGAGATCGTTATCACAACTGGCGGGCTTGGGCCCACTGTAGACGACCCTACACGCGAAGCTGTTGCAAAAGCAGTAGGCGTGGAAACTGAATTCCGAGAAGACTTGTGGGAACAGGTGGTCGCCACGATCTCACGATATGGGCGAAAACCATCCGAAAATCAAAAACGCCAAGCCTACGTCCCACAAGGATCAATTGGCATCCTAAACCCTGTCGGCACTGCTCCGTGCTTTATTGTCGAAACAAAGCGCAATGCCGTATTGTCTTTGCCGGGTGTGCCTAACGAAATGGAACAAATTTTGCACGAATCAATGATCCCGTATTTGCAAAAACGCTTCGACCTGAATGAGATCATCAAGATTCGTGTTCTGCATTGTTCAGGTCTTGGAGAAGGCATGATCGATGAAAAGATCGGCGACCTCGAAACGCTCTCCAACCCCACGGTCGGGCTGGCCGCGCATACCGGTGTTGTAGATATCCGCATTGCCGCAAAAGCAAAAAACGAGGCGGAAGCTGATGCATTGATCGCAGTCGTTGAAGCACAAGCTCGCGAACGACTTGGTGACAACATCTTCGGCGCCGATGAGGATCAGCTTGAGGATGTCACATTGAATGAAGTGGCTAAACGCGGCTGGACTCTGACCGCCATCGAATCAGGACTCGATGGATTGCTGGCACGCAAAATCCCAAACACCGCATCTCACTCGGACCTCAGTCCTGCTTCCCTTATGGACGCCTTGCGCGCCGCTCGAGCCGCATCCAACGCAACCATCGCTTTGGGCCTTTCCGTCTACGCGGAAGAGCGCGCCGCAGAAATGGCAATGATCACACCAAGCGGAGAAAAGACTCATCGCATCACCTACGGCGGGCCACCGCGCAGTTTGCCACGCTGGTCTGTCAACCTGGCGTTGAACTGGCTGAGAACCTACGCAATGGAAAATAACAAAGATGCCGCGTAA
- a CDS encoding DUF2817 domain-containing protein, protein MPRKKKTSSQSHTWVYAIWGVNLLVVICLLGAGVFYMNSLRASAANVGTETPRPAPTQKIPPTSYFLPTLTPNPYSTVPVFETSTPFVLAHGQQGNIIGISHGGKYIDVYTFGTGEKEYLIVAGIHGGSEWNTVALADQLIIYINDNPEIIPADTTLYIIRNMNPDGEARSHDVDGRVNNNGVDLNRNFPTQNWVADWNRDGCWVWRPTTGGAYGGSEPETRSVMSFIVSHKIEALISYHSAALGVFPGGVPWEPDSIQLAKELAKVTGYPYPPMDTGCVYTGTLADWAVENGVGAAVDMELTNHKDTDFEQNLKALKVLLNFEP, encoded by the coding sequence ATGCCGCGTAAAAAAAAGACATCAAGCCAATCACATACTTGGGTATATGCCATCTGGGGCGTAAACCTTTTGGTGGTGATATGTTTATTGGGTGCGGGGGTATTTTACATGAACAGTTTGCGTGCCTCTGCCGCCAATGTAGGGACAGAGACACCGCGCCCTGCACCTACACAAAAGATTCCTCCCACAAGTTACTTTCTCCCTACCCTCACGCCAAACCCATACTCCACTGTTCCTGTTTTTGAAACGTCTACACCCTTCGTCCTTGCACACGGACAACAAGGAAACATCATCGGCATTTCGCATGGAGGTAAATATATTGATGTGTACACCTTTGGCACAGGTGAGAAAGAATACTTGATCGTTGCCGGTATCCACGGCGGAAGCGAATGGAATACGGTGGCGCTCGCTGACCAACTTATCATTTATATCAACGACAATCCTGAAATCATTCCAGCTGATACAACGCTTTACATTATCCGCAACATGAACCCCGATGGCGAAGCCCGTTCACACGATGTGGATGGACGAGTCAACAACAACGGCGTAGACTTGAACCGCAACTTCCCCACCCAAAACTGGGTAGCCGATTGGAACCGTGATGGTTGTTGGGTCTGGCGTCCCACCACGGGTGGTGCATACGGCGGCTCAGAGCCTGAGACTCGTTCTGTCATGAGTTTCATCGTTTCGCATAAAATAGAGGCGTTGATCAGTTACCACAGCGCCGCATTGGGCGTGTTTCCTGGTGGCGTTCCCTGGGAACCTGATTCGATCCAATTGGCAAAAGAATTGGCAAAAGTAACCGGCTATCCCTACCCACCCATGGATACAGGATGCGTCTACACCGGCACTCTCGCAGATTGGGCTGTTGAGAACGGCGTCGGCGCGGCCGTGGATATGGAACTCACCAACCATAAAGATACTGATTTTGAACAAAACCTAAAAGCACTCAAAGTGCTGTTGAATTTTGAGCCATAA